The sequence TTGAGCTTTTTTGTCAACTCAAGTTCCCTTTTGGCGATCAGCAGATCCTGGACAAGACTGCTGCAAGGAATGAAAAGGACCTGTTTCCCTTGTGCAATCAATTCATGACCAATGGCACATAACAGATGGGTTTTCCCGCTTCCGGGATTCCCAAAGGCCAAAATGTTTTCAGATTGATTTAAAAAAGAGCCGTCGATCAGTACATTCAAATGATTAGCGACCTTTATAGGAAGACGCTTTTTATCAAAATTCTCAAAGGTCTTTGAGGGCGGCAGCTTGGATGCCCTCAGGTTTCTGGCTATCCGGTTTTGCCAACGCACTTCACATTCAAGATTCAGCAACTGCAAAAGATAGTGCTCATACCCCCATGACTCCGCCCGGGCCTGATCTGCCGTTTCTTCATAGCTGCGGCGCATGGTCGGCATGTGCAGACTTTTAAGATGGTTTACAATCTGGTCTCTGTCGCTCATCATGCCTCCACCATTTTGAGAAGTTTGTCATAACTGCTTAAATCAATGGCCGGGATATGGATATCATCCGGCCCGGCAACAGGGGTATTAGATGTCATAAGACGCTGGACCGCATCTTTGCTGATCTCATGGCCTTCATTAATTAAAATCGTCAAGGCATTGTCCACAGCCACTTCACTGTCTTTTGCGGCAAGGTATAAAATTTTCAGATATCTTGACGCAGCGCTTTGAACGGTATAGCGCTCTTTTAAGGAATCATAAGCGATCCGAAAACGACTGGTGGGGAACATGGCATCACGATATCGATAATTTTCAAACGCCCCCGGTTTTCTGACCAAGCTGTCAATGATATGCCGGTAATTGACTTTGTACTTCCCCTCGCCCCGTAACCGTGGCACGGTATCGATTTTTTTTTGCCCGTACCAGATTTCCAGGTATTCCATGTAAAGGCGGACCTGTATTTTTTCTCCTATAAGTCTGCTGTTCACTGAGTATACGTTGTGATTAACCCGTATTGTACAACCGGGACCGACTTTCAGATCCAGTTTTTTACATGAGTCGATTCGGGTTTTGGGCAGCCGACGCAAAACTTCAAGTTCTTTTGCAAGGCGGTCTTTTCGGCCGGCATTCAGTTGTCCAAACAGTTTGGACAGAAAACGCTCGTATTCCTCCCGGTCTCTAAAATTCCGGTTGTTTCTTAGCAAAAGGGCCTGGTCAACAGCCTTTTTGAATCGGTAATTGCGCTGCTCCACGTCACCATTTTCATTGGGACTGTATGGGTTCGTTTTGCAAGGTGTCAGGCCGTAATGGTCCATAAGATCCTGATACCTGCGGGTGAACTCTTCCGGGTGGGTCTCCTTGTTAACAGCGGTCGCCAAACGATCTGTACGGTGACGATGGGGAACACCGCCCAGGTTCCATAAGGCATTTTGCAGGCCATGGCTCAGGCTTTCAAAACTTTCAGAAAAACATATGCTCCCGGTTTCCCAGTTAGAATAGGTTAAAACAAAATGATAGATCATGTGATCAAAGGGAACGCCGCCTATGGTGACACCCACCTTATCCATATGCGTGAAGTCAGACTGGCATAGTTCGCCTGGTTTATGTATTTGTGCAAAGAATATTTCTTTGCAGGGACCTTCTGTTGCCCGCCAATGCTTGATCCGTCGTTGCAGGGTCCTTAACTGACCATCGGCAAATCGGCCGGGCTGTTTGCGCTGAAGATCCTCAAAAATGGTTTTGGCTTCCAACCCCGAATTTATTGATAACATTGCTTTGATACTATCCCATACGTCTTCAAACGGGTTTTTACGTGTCCGCCAGTCGTGTTCCTGTTTAAGCTCGCTTGGTAATTTACCAATTTCACGGTACTTTCGAGCCGTCTTTTCATCCATACCTGCTTTCATTGCTGCGATCCCGAAATCCTTCTCAGATTGAATCAACTTGAACAACCTCCTCACTTGTTGGTTTGTTACCATCCAAATCACTCCTTCAGTAAGATTTGGAGGCTTTTACCATTTTTTTTGATTCTTTAAATTTCGGGAATTTTAATTGTCGTTCGGCGGGAATTATAATTGACGTTCATCACAAATTCACATTTTTCAAAATCCCAGATGATAGTGATTATGTCACTTTCTTAGTAAGCATCAGCGGAATTGGTGGTGTATTTATTGGTTTGTATTATGCT comes from uncultured Desulfobacter sp. and encodes:
- the istA gene encoding IS21 family transposase gives rise to the protein MQSEKDFGIAAMKAGMDEKTARKYREIGKLPSELKQEHDWRTRKNPFEDVWDSIKAMLSINSGLEAKTIFEDLQRKQPGRFADGQLRTLQRRIKHWRATEGPCKEIFFAQIHKPGELCQSDFTHMDKVGVTIGGVPFDHMIYHFVLTYSNWETGSICFSESFESLSHGLQNALWNLGGVPHRHRTDRLATAVNKETHPEEFTRRYQDLMDHYGLTPCKTNPYSPNENGDVEQRNYRFKKAVDQALLLRNNRNFRDREEYERFLSKLFGQLNAGRKDRLAKELEVLRRLPKTRIDSCKKLDLKVGPGCTIRVNHNVYSVNSRLIGEKIQVRLYMEYLEIWYGQKKIDTVPRLRGEGKYKVNYRHIIDSLVRKPGAFENYRYRDAMFPTSRFRIAYDSLKERYTVQSAASRYLKILYLAAKDSEVAVDNALTILINEGHEISKDAVQRLMTSNTPVAGPDDIHIPAIDLSSYDKLLKMVEA
- the istB gene encoding IS21-like element helper ATPase IstB — its product is MMSDRDQIVNHLKSLHMPTMRRSYEETADQARAESWGYEHYLLQLLNLECEVRWQNRIARNLRASKLPPSKTFENFDKKRLPIKVANHLNVLIDGSFLNQSENILAFGNPGSGKTHLLCAIGHELIAQGKQVLFIPCSSLVQDLLIAKRELELTKKLKSLSRFDAVIIDDIGYVQQSREEMEVLFTFLADRYEQGSLMITSNLPFSKWEQIFKDPMTTAAAIDRLVHHSIIFELNVESYRMEQAQKESK